From a single Maylandia zebra isolate NMK-2024a linkage group LG3, Mzebra_GT3a, whole genome shotgun sequence genomic region:
- the LOC112431847 gene encoding uncharacterized protein LOC112431847: MSSISKTKEEKCYNSTFNLVDREDELDFYCDVFASGRALMSCGHAVTPSSLTNWCLWLLEEGESNFVCALPGCDIIWPYEEVCKMALLTPEEKEYFGQTMALNAMKHHFDYKLCPGCSSSVVRKDVSNLSVCCSWCSKEKDRTYEFCWQCLKEWKGPRPRSDRCDNVGCSNETLQILKNCEDIIFESVNNVSGCPCIRACPTCGVLVEHNKKECKNIVCPTCKKEFCFVCLKLTSECAGKRGMHFGPCADGMVAPRQTSIPTWQKQ; the protein is encoded by the exons ATGAGCTCAATTTCGAAAACTAAAGAAGAGAAATGTTACAACTCCACTTTTAATCTTGTAGATAGAGAGGATGAATTAGACT tCTACTGTGATGTTTTCGCGTCTGGAAGAGCTCTGATGTCCTGCGGTCATGCTGTGACCCCATCCTCTCTAACCAACTGGTGTCTTTGGTTGTTGGAGGAG GGTGAAAGCAACTTTGTGTGTGCTCTACCTGGTTGTGATATCATATGGCCTTACGAAGAGGTTTGTAAAATGGCTCTTTTGACCCCTGAGGAAAAGGAGTACTTTGGACAAACCATGGCCTTGAATGCTATGAAGCATCATTTTGATTACAAATTA TGTCCTGGATGCAGTTCATCTGTTGTGAGAAAGGATGTATCTAACCTGAGTGTCTGCTGCAGCTGGTGcagcaaagaaaaagacagaaccTATGAGTTCTGTTGGCAGTGTTTGAAGGAATGGAAGGGTCCACGGCCTCGGTCAGACCGCTGTGACAATGTTGGCTGCTCCAACGAAACACTTCAAATATTGAAAAACTGTGAAGATATCATCTTTGAGTCTGTGAATAATGTCAGTGGTTGTCCCTGCATCCGTGCTTGTCCCACCTGTGGCGTGCTGGTGGAGCATAACAAAAAAGAGTGTAAAAATATTGTCTGCCCAACATGTAAGAAGGAGTTCTGTTTTGTGTGCCTGAAACTCACAAGTGAATGTGCAGGAAAAAGAGGAATGCATTTCGGACCTTGTGCCGATGGTATGGTGGCCCCAAGACAGACCTCTATACCTACGTGGCAAAAGCAATAG
- the LOC101483782 gene encoding putative E3 ubiquitin-protein ligase RNF144A-A, producing the protein MDLTDREGEGQYKFKCPALKNGTLQKCDAAWSYQEVRRLAVLTTEEMEYLEENIAHLAATEYCEFKTCPGCKTYVEREDLTNLNVQCTICTADKKKVSQFCWQCLKPWKGSAPRSDRCDIDGCINHNLELLKNCKTTTLPQVQGVDACPSIRACPTCGQRVEHDKTGCKNIICPRCQKEFCFVCLKLTPECLKKSSYFNPCSDGVAPRQTSIPVWCRN; encoded by the exons ATGGACTTGACTGACAGAGAAGGAGAAG GCCAGTACAAATTTAAGTGCCCAGCTCTAAAGAATGGTACGCTACAGAAGTGTGATGCAGCGTGGTCCTACCAAGAGGTGCGCAGGCTGGCAGTACTGACAACAGAAGAGATGGAGTACTTGGAAGAGAACATCGCCCACCTAGCTGCCACAGAGTACTGTGAATTTAAAACT TGTCCTGGTTGCAAAACCTATGTGGAGAGAGAGGACCTGACCAACCTTAATGTTCAGTGCACAATCTGCACAGCTGACAAGAAGAAAGTGTCCCAGTTCTGCTGGCAGTGTTTGAAGCCATGGAAAGGCAGTGCTCCACGCTCTGACCGCTGTGACATTGATGGATGCATCAATCACAACCTCGAACTTCTCAAGAACTGCAAGACTACCACTCTCCCTCAGGTTCAAGGGGTCGATGCCTGTCCCTCCATCCGGGCCTGTCCCACCTGTGGTCAGAGGGTGGAGCACGACAAAACAGGCTGCAAGAACATCATCTGTCCTCGCTGTCAGAAAGAGTTCTGCTTTGTGTGTCTGAAACTCACTCCTGAGTGCTTGAAGAAAAGTTCTTACTTCAACCCCTGCAGTGATGGTGTAGCTCCCAGACAAACTTCAATACCTGTGTGGTGCAGAAACTAA
- the LOC101485076 gene encoding ubiquitin carboxyl-terminal hydrolase 48 isoform X4, protein MTKDFRQAVMRHTNENSQFIDQHLKALFEDLQNHTAKTDAIIKTLGIDNVYEQHDAAEYFEKILTLTSPQASQIFHGMLAKKTTCCKCLTETDIDIPFWHLPLALVDSCTHTKGSEGYRVVDGIDEFFRMTELSGENQMYCDQCDDKVDATTKDGMKHHPDVLPLLLKRFEFSYHDMSYVKISCAVEVPYTLQIPDSQTYELYAVVDHVGDLRSGLYSARIKIEEEHGDRWYNFDDAGVTELDYEPFQVDNTEKSESAYLLFYRKKKNAVGEEIKEMEQLSLTARHKNHTDCEGGEVSDDSRKDTGEYGGGRPNVGKDYSSKFVSVEADKVTTGEGKLLTRYDLLNGSQDEQTGSDRIQIIPKDNQMNEQRSISRFLNEPIKEDVMGEASNHDVTHSAHKDVSVQTQRRSVRDDREETKEADKYIQMSEITIENPDNSEAVKHVSMRLDGRGQKTAEKIISVTCTSQSVLTATKCLS, encoded by the exons ATGACCAAAGACTTCAGACAAGCTGTGATGAG GCACACCAATGAAAATTCTCAGTTTATTGACCAACATCTTAAAGCACTGTTTGAAGACTTACAGAATCATACTGCAAAGACGGATGCAATAATAAAGACGCTGGGCATTGACAATG TGTATGAACAGCATGATGCTGCAGAGTACTTTGAGAAGATTTTAACACTGACCAGTCCTCAGGCATCACAG atcTTCCATGGCATGTTGGCAAAGAAGACCACCTGTTGTAAATGCCTGACAGAGACTGACATAGATATACCGTTCTGGCATCTTCCTCTTGCACTGGTGGATTCCTGCACTCACACAAAAGGAAGTGAAGGATACAGAGTG GTGGATGGCATTGACGAGTTTTTCAGAATGACAGAATTAAGTGGAGAAAATCAGATGTACTGTGACCAGTGTGATGACAAAGTTGATGCTACTACT AAAGATGGAATGAAGCATCATCCAGATGTTTTGCCTCTGCTTCTGAAGCGCTTTGAGTTCAGCTATCATGACATGTCATACGTCAAAATCAGCTGTGCTGTGGAGGTTCCCTACACCCTGCAGATACCAGAC AGTCAGACATATGAACTGTATGCAGTTGTGGATCATGTTGGTGATCTGAGAAGTGGACTTTACAGTGCAAGAATCAAGATCGAGGAGGAACACGGAGACAGATGGTATAATTTCGATGATGCTGGAGTCACAGAG CTTGATTATGAACCGTTCCAAGTAGACAACACTGAGAA aTCTGAGAGTGCTTATCTACTTTTttacagaaagaagaaaa ATGCTGTTGGTGAAGAGATCAAGGAGATGGAGCAGTTGTCCCTGACAGCACGCCATAAAAATCACACAGACTGTGAGGGTGGTGAAGTATCAGACGACTCTAGAAAGGATACAGGAGAATATGGGGGAGGTAGACCAAATGTTGGAAAAGATTACAGCTCTAAATTTGTAAGTGTTGAAGCTGATAAAGTAAcgacaggagaaggaaagctgtTAACAAGATATGACCTCTTAAATGGATCTCAGGACGAGCAAACAGGCAGTGACAGAATACAAATCATACCTAAAGATAATCAGATGAATGAGCAGAGGAGCATTAGCAGGTTTCTTAATGAACCAATAAAAGAAGATGTGATGGGTGAAGCCAGTAATCATGATGTTACACATTCAGCACATAAAGATGTTAGTGTGCAAACTCAGAGGAGGAGTGTGAGGGATGACAGGGAAGAAACGAAAGAAGCTGATAAATATATTCAAATGAGTGAAATCACCATTGAAAATCCTGACAACAGTGAAGCTGTGAAGCATGTTAGCATGAGATTAGATGGTAGAGGGcagaaaacagctgagaagattATCAGTGTTACCTGTACATCACAAAGTGTTTTAACAGCTACAAAATGCTTAAGTTAG
- the LOC101485076 gene encoding ubiquitin carboxyl-terminal hydrolase 12A isoform X3, producing the protein MNYTGRQFFDGTFNLAADVKYHGLAKEGATCYLNSVLQVLFMTKDFRQAVMRHTNENSQFIDQHLKALFEDLQNHTAKTDAIIKTLGIDNVYEQHDAAEYFEKILTLTSPQASQIFHGMLAKKTTCCKCLTETDIDIPFWHLPLALVDSCTHTKGSEGYRVVDGIDEFFRMTELSGENQMYCDQCDDKVDATTKDGMKHHPDVLPLLLKRFEFSYHDMSYVKISCAVEVPYTLQIPDSQTYELYAVVDHVGDLRSGLYSARIKIEEEHGDRWYNFDDAGVTELDYEPFQVDNTEKSESAYLLFYRKKKNAVGEEIKEMEQLSLTARHKNHTDCEGGEVSDDSRKDTGEYGGGRPNVGKDYSSKFVSVEADKVTTGEGKLLTRYDLLNGSQDEQTGSDRIQIIPKDNQMNEQRSISRFLNEPIKEDVMGEASNHDVTHSAHKDVSVQTQRRSVRDDREETKEADKYIQMSEITIENPDNSEAVKHVSMRLDGRGQKTAEKIISVTCTSQSVLTATKCLS; encoded by the exons ATGAATTACACGGGTCGACAGTTTTTCGACGGAACCTTTAACCTTGCAG CGGATGTAAAGTACCATGGCTTGGCAAAAGAAGGAGCAACATGCTATCTGAACAGTGTGCTGCAGGTGCTGTTTATGACCAAAGACTTCAGACAAGCTGTGATGAG GCACACCAATGAAAATTCTCAGTTTATTGACCAACATCTTAAAGCACTGTTTGAAGACTTACAGAATCATACTGCAAAGACGGATGCAATAATAAAGACGCTGGGCATTGACAATG TGTATGAACAGCATGATGCTGCAGAGTACTTTGAGAAGATTTTAACACTGACCAGTCCTCAGGCATCACAG atcTTCCATGGCATGTTGGCAAAGAAGACCACCTGTTGTAAATGCCTGACAGAGACTGACATAGATATACCGTTCTGGCATCTTCCTCTTGCACTGGTGGATTCCTGCACTCACACAAAAGGAAGTGAAGGATACAGAGTG GTGGATGGCATTGACGAGTTTTTCAGAATGACAGAATTAAGTGGAGAAAATCAGATGTACTGTGACCAGTGTGATGACAAAGTTGATGCTACTACT AAAGATGGAATGAAGCATCATCCAGATGTTTTGCCTCTGCTTCTGAAGCGCTTTGAGTTCAGCTATCATGACATGTCATACGTCAAAATCAGCTGTGCTGTGGAGGTTCCCTACACCCTGCAGATACCAGAC AGTCAGACATATGAACTGTATGCAGTTGTGGATCATGTTGGTGATCTGAGAAGTGGACTTTACAGTGCAAGAATCAAGATCGAGGAGGAACACGGAGACAGATGGTATAATTTCGATGATGCTGGAGTCACAGAG CTTGATTATGAACCGTTCCAAGTAGACAACACTGAGAA aTCTGAGAGTGCTTATCTACTTTTttacagaaagaagaaaa ATGCTGTTGGTGAAGAGATCAAGGAGATGGAGCAGTTGTCCCTGACAGCACGCCATAAAAATCACACAGACTGTGAGGGTGGTGAAGTATCAGACGACTCTAGAAAGGATACAGGAGAATATGGGGGAGGTAGACCAAATGTTGGAAAAGATTACAGCTCTAAATTTGTAAGTGTTGAAGCTGATAAAGTAAcgacaggagaaggaaagctgtTAACAAGATATGACCTCTTAAATGGATCTCAGGACGAGCAAACAGGCAGTGACAGAATACAAATCATACCTAAAGATAATCAGATGAATGAGCAGAGGAGCATTAGCAGGTTTCTTAATGAACCAATAAAAGAAGATGTGATGGGTGAAGCCAGTAATCATGATGTTACACATTCAGCACATAAAGATGTTAGTGTGCAAACTCAGAGGAGGAGTGTGAGGGATGACAGGGAAGAAACGAAAGAAGCTGATAAATATATTCAAATGAGTGAAATCACCATTGAAAATCCTGACAACAGTGAAGCTGTGAAGCATGTTAGCATGAGATTAGATGGTAGAGGGcagaaaacagctgagaagattATCAGTGTTACCTGTACATCACAAAGTGTTTTAACAGCTACAAAATGCTTAAGTTAG
- the LOC101485076 gene encoding ubiquitin carboxyl-terminal hydrolase 12A isoform X1 translates to MNYTGRQFFDGTFNLAVLLLACFHNNLSPAADVKYHGLAKEGATCYLNSVLQVLFMTKDFRQAVMRHTNENSQFIDQHLKALFEDLQNHTAKTDAIIKTLGIDNVYEQHDAAEYFEKILTLTSPQASQIFHGMLAKKTTCCKCLTETDIDIPFWHLPLALVDSCTHTKGSEGYRVVDGIDEFFRMTELSGENQMYCDQCDDKVDATTKDGMKHHPDVLPLLLKRFEFSYHDMSYVKISCAVEVPYTLQIPDSQTYELYAVVDHVGDLRSGLYSARIKIEEEHGDRWYNFDDAGVTELDYEPFQVDNTEKSESAYLLFYRKKKNAVGEEIKEMEQLSLTARHKNHTDCEGGEVSDDSRKDTGEYGGGRPNVGKDYSSKFVSVEADKVTTGEGKLLTRYDLLNGSQDEQTGSDRIQIIPKDNQMNEQRSISRFLNEPIKEDVMGEASNHDVTHSAHKDVSVQTQRRSVRDDREETKEADKYIQMSEITIENPDNSEAVKHVSMRLDGRGQKTAEKIISVTCTSQSVLTATKCLS, encoded by the exons ATGAATTACACGGGTCGACAGTTTTTCGACGGAACCTTTAACCTTGCAG TTCTGCTACTTGCATGCTTTCATAACAATCTCTCCCCAGCAGCGGATGTAAAGTACCATGGCTTGGCAAAAGAAGGAGCAACATGCTATCTGAACAGTGTGCTGCAGGTGCTGTTTATGACCAAAGACTTCAGACAAGCTGTGATGAG GCACACCAATGAAAATTCTCAGTTTATTGACCAACATCTTAAAGCACTGTTTGAAGACTTACAGAATCATACTGCAAAGACGGATGCAATAATAAAGACGCTGGGCATTGACAATG TGTATGAACAGCATGATGCTGCAGAGTACTTTGAGAAGATTTTAACACTGACCAGTCCTCAGGCATCACAG atcTTCCATGGCATGTTGGCAAAGAAGACCACCTGTTGTAAATGCCTGACAGAGACTGACATAGATATACCGTTCTGGCATCTTCCTCTTGCACTGGTGGATTCCTGCACTCACACAAAAGGAAGTGAAGGATACAGAGTG GTGGATGGCATTGACGAGTTTTTCAGAATGACAGAATTAAGTGGAGAAAATCAGATGTACTGTGACCAGTGTGATGACAAAGTTGATGCTACTACT AAAGATGGAATGAAGCATCATCCAGATGTTTTGCCTCTGCTTCTGAAGCGCTTTGAGTTCAGCTATCATGACATGTCATACGTCAAAATCAGCTGTGCTGTGGAGGTTCCCTACACCCTGCAGATACCAGAC AGTCAGACATATGAACTGTATGCAGTTGTGGATCATGTTGGTGATCTGAGAAGTGGACTTTACAGTGCAAGAATCAAGATCGAGGAGGAACACGGAGACAGATGGTATAATTTCGATGATGCTGGAGTCACAGAG CTTGATTATGAACCGTTCCAAGTAGACAACACTGAGAA aTCTGAGAGTGCTTATCTACTTTTttacagaaagaagaaaa ATGCTGTTGGTGAAGAGATCAAGGAGATGGAGCAGTTGTCCCTGACAGCACGCCATAAAAATCACACAGACTGTGAGGGTGGTGAAGTATCAGACGACTCTAGAAAGGATACAGGAGAATATGGGGGAGGTAGACCAAATGTTGGAAAAGATTACAGCTCTAAATTTGTAAGTGTTGAAGCTGATAAAGTAAcgacaggagaaggaaagctgtTAACAAGATATGACCTCTTAAATGGATCTCAGGACGAGCAAACAGGCAGTGACAGAATACAAATCATACCTAAAGATAATCAGATGAATGAGCAGAGGAGCATTAGCAGGTTTCTTAATGAACCAATAAAAGAAGATGTGATGGGTGAAGCCAGTAATCATGATGTTACACATTCAGCACATAAAGATGTTAGTGTGCAAACTCAGAGGAGGAGTGTGAGGGATGACAGGGAAGAAACGAAAGAAGCTGATAAATATATTCAAATGAGTGAAATCACCATTGAAAATCCTGACAACAGTGAAGCTGTGAAGCATGTTAGCATGAGATTAGATGGTAGAGGGcagaaaacagctgagaagattATCAGTGTTACCTGTACATCACAAAGTGTTTTAACAGCTACAAAATGCTTAAGTTAG
- the LOC101485076 gene encoding ubiquitin carboxyl-terminal hydrolase 12A isoform X2, with protein MNYTGRQFFDGTFNLAAADVKYHGLAKEGATCYLNSVLQVLFMTKDFRQAVMRHTNENSQFIDQHLKALFEDLQNHTAKTDAIIKTLGIDNVYEQHDAAEYFEKILTLTSPQASQIFHGMLAKKTTCCKCLTETDIDIPFWHLPLALVDSCTHTKGSEGYRVVDGIDEFFRMTELSGENQMYCDQCDDKVDATTKDGMKHHPDVLPLLLKRFEFSYHDMSYVKISCAVEVPYTLQIPDSQTYELYAVVDHVGDLRSGLYSARIKIEEEHGDRWYNFDDAGVTELDYEPFQVDNTEKSESAYLLFYRKKKNAVGEEIKEMEQLSLTARHKNHTDCEGGEVSDDSRKDTGEYGGGRPNVGKDYSSKFVSVEADKVTTGEGKLLTRYDLLNGSQDEQTGSDRIQIIPKDNQMNEQRSISRFLNEPIKEDVMGEASNHDVTHSAHKDVSVQTQRRSVRDDREETKEADKYIQMSEITIENPDNSEAVKHVSMRLDGRGQKTAEKIISVTCTSQSVLTATKCLS; from the exons ATGAATTACACGGGTCGACAGTTTTTCGACGGAACCTTTAACCTTGCAG CAGCGGATGTAAAGTACCATGGCTTGGCAAAAGAAGGAGCAACATGCTATCTGAACAGTGTGCTGCAGGTGCTGTTTATGACCAAAGACTTCAGACAAGCTGTGATGAG GCACACCAATGAAAATTCTCAGTTTATTGACCAACATCTTAAAGCACTGTTTGAAGACTTACAGAATCATACTGCAAAGACGGATGCAATAATAAAGACGCTGGGCATTGACAATG TGTATGAACAGCATGATGCTGCAGAGTACTTTGAGAAGATTTTAACACTGACCAGTCCTCAGGCATCACAG atcTTCCATGGCATGTTGGCAAAGAAGACCACCTGTTGTAAATGCCTGACAGAGACTGACATAGATATACCGTTCTGGCATCTTCCTCTTGCACTGGTGGATTCCTGCACTCACACAAAAGGAAGTGAAGGATACAGAGTG GTGGATGGCATTGACGAGTTTTTCAGAATGACAGAATTAAGTGGAGAAAATCAGATGTACTGTGACCAGTGTGATGACAAAGTTGATGCTACTACT AAAGATGGAATGAAGCATCATCCAGATGTTTTGCCTCTGCTTCTGAAGCGCTTTGAGTTCAGCTATCATGACATGTCATACGTCAAAATCAGCTGTGCTGTGGAGGTTCCCTACACCCTGCAGATACCAGAC AGTCAGACATATGAACTGTATGCAGTTGTGGATCATGTTGGTGATCTGAGAAGTGGACTTTACAGTGCAAGAATCAAGATCGAGGAGGAACACGGAGACAGATGGTATAATTTCGATGATGCTGGAGTCACAGAG CTTGATTATGAACCGTTCCAAGTAGACAACACTGAGAA aTCTGAGAGTGCTTATCTACTTTTttacagaaagaagaaaa ATGCTGTTGGTGAAGAGATCAAGGAGATGGAGCAGTTGTCCCTGACAGCACGCCATAAAAATCACACAGACTGTGAGGGTGGTGAAGTATCAGACGACTCTAGAAAGGATACAGGAGAATATGGGGGAGGTAGACCAAATGTTGGAAAAGATTACAGCTCTAAATTTGTAAGTGTTGAAGCTGATAAAGTAAcgacaggagaaggaaagctgtTAACAAGATATGACCTCTTAAATGGATCTCAGGACGAGCAAACAGGCAGTGACAGAATACAAATCATACCTAAAGATAATCAGATGAATGAGCAGAGGAGCATTAGCAGGTTTCTTAATGAACCAATAAAAGAAGATGTGATGGGTGAAGCCAGTAATCATGATGTTACACATTCAGCACATAAAGATGTTAGTGTGCAAACTCAGAGGAGGAGTGTGAGGGATGACAGGGAAGAAACGAAAGAAGCTGATAAATATATTCAAATGAGTGAAATCACCATTGAAAATCCTGACAACAGTGAAGCTGTGAAGCATGTTAGCATGAGATTAGATGGTAGAGGGcagaaaacagctgagaagattATCAGTGTTACCTGTACATCACAAAGTGTTTTAACAGCTACAAAATGCTTAAGTTAG